Genomic segment of Engystomops pustulosus chromosome 8, aEngPut4.maternal, whole genome shotgun sequence:
ACATGTAGTCTTAactgtgatctatagaatgataCAGTAAAGCTGCAAAATGGGTAAATGTATCCAGAGAAATTTGGTAGatactaaacatttttttttctgtggaaaCATATAAACATTTAACATATGAACCTTAATCATAGTCATCACAGAAACATATCTATAAATTGATAGACCTACCGCTTCTTCTGTGTGCAGCTGTTGACATTTTAGGGAATAGACCtaaaagagatttaaaaaaaattgagtgGATGTGTGGTCTTCATAGTCATTGAAGAAATATTATAAAAAAGTGTTTAATttaactgttaaaggggtttcctgaaGATTTTAGGCTATCccatttccacaggatagggggatAACAAAATGGTTGGTGAGGGTCTGACGAGGGGCATAACCAGGTGACCCTAGAGCCCATAGCAGAGTTCTGCATGGGACCCCTGTTCCCCTTAAAAacatatatttgtatactgacatgtttatacaatcattcACATTTATACACCCATATATACTTACATTTCTATactgttatacacacacatacatttctacacacatacatgcacttatatatacatttatacactgtataacatagtatatacatattatatagacacacacacatatatacgcatatacatacacatcatatacttaggcacaccacatatacacatacatacagtaaaatcacaacatatacacacatactgcatataaatacatatagccTATACAGACGGCCCctactatacacacaaacatacagtatatatacaccataaacacacatacagcatatacacacacatatttatacactcatacaaacatttatatactcaCTTATCCCAGGGGGTGTCACAGGCCACATTTATTGTTTTATgcagcccagtagctgctgaccacatgggggaagtactcTGCAGGAagaagagatgagagatccctagccctgctaccccctcctcctccccaacATTTCTCGTCTGAGCTGTCGgctctgctgtgtactgtggaaattGTGCagtgttatataaatattatgcagtacaatgtacagtataatatgtatataatgttgcGCCTGCTCCATTCTCTAGTGTGGCAGGTCAGgtggccgggccccctgacactctggGACCTGTAGCAGCTGCCatggctgctaccattgtagttaAACCCCAGCGTCCAACTGCTGTGACCCTAAACAAATAAGGGGATGCCTGTCAACAAGTCCCTGTTCTCACTTATTTATGCAGTGGCAGGACACGCATGTGCCTGGTTGCTCCTTTGTAAATAATACAGGAAAGGAAGTGCTATGTTCTGCAATTACCGACGCTACTTTTGTACATggaaaacttgggacaacccctttaaggcttcatTAGTCCATATCTTACTTGTGTCTCTAGCTTTTTATCTGTAATGTGGTGGAGTAGAGGCCATATTTTTGTTTTAGTGGCTGCATATTTTTGGAATAAAATATGATTTTGTTAAACTTGATGGCATGTCATCACCATCGTCATAGTAGGGAAATAGTAAAAACACATTTGTTGTGTAACCTGATCTATACTTTAAGCGTTTGTACAATAGTTGTATAGTAAGCTATTGGCAAGATCCCATGAtaaatcctcctcctgtagtaacTGTGAATACTCACTTCGAATGTCGAGGGATGGCTGTAGTACTCGGCTTTGAGTTTCAGGTATGGCCAAGCACAGCAGCAACAAGCAAGAAATAGAGGCACACACCAGTTTCATTCTACGGTTTGTAGACCCTCTGACTGCTGGTGAAGAGCAGCAGGGCATCAGGCAGTCTGCAACACAATGACAGGCCGTTGTCTTCTTCTAGAGTCAAGTAGACAAATATGTATCCAGTAACATGTATCCAGATAAGAATTTCCAAGAAAAATATACTGACGACAACTACTGGTGGCATATGGAGATATATACATAGTGgtgagatatatacatatatatgtaatatctatctatcatttatctatttatctatctaacaCCACTATGTATAAATCTCCATATGCCACCAGTAGTTGTCGCCAACTACTATATATATGTCTAGAAATCtagggcttgaaaaaggctccttggagccaaaacgttgctgctgtaccttgttgtacttctgaacatggaataaaggattttcactttcttcacctaaccattgacgccctggagtgctgcttgatTCTCGTGTATTACATATGAAGGACCTGGAGCCTGGTCTCAgcgagcttgcacccacctgcaCCTTCGTTTGTttgctgcttgaactttctacAAGTGTTTAGAAATCTATCAATGTTCTAATGAGATTCATTTATGTATTTGTTATAGCAAATAGATGAGAATGAAGGAACATAAGTTTGTGAATGTGTAGGACTGTTTATTTTGGTTAGTAGTCATATCGGGGGATGTTGCTGCCATAATACTTATAAGCATATATAATAATTAAGGAGCTGCTAATCTGCAGAGAATGCATTTCATGCCTGTAACTGTATAGATATTAATCTGtgatatcttatataataattgaGGAGCTGCCAATCTGCAGAGAATGCATTCTCTCTATGTAATGGTAACTGTACAGATATTATGCTGTGTTATCAGGGGGAGCCTGTAGGTTTCCCTTTTAAGTGAAAATTGTTATTGCTCTTGATATCAAACAGATTTCCAGTTTGGAAGGAAGATTCTCACGCCTTGTACACACTGGAGAGGTTCTGAATTATATGCAACAGATTTTAAGTGACTGTATTTAGAAAGTAGCAAAACCGTAAGTGCCGAGCGTATCATCCTTTTAACTATACTCCATAATATAAAAGTCTAAACAATTGACTTCCTACTCATCACATATATGGGGGAATTGGCTCAGTGATTAAATGCATAatcataataaagaaaatgaatTCAATTGATACATAAACCTTAGGTGGGTGTATAGATGTGGGCATATTGCAGCGTTAATGTCTGGTAGGAGGACAATTAAGTGTTGTTGTATATCCACCTTATAAAATAAGTAGCCATCATACTCACGGTTTCTGGTGACAGGGGACTCTCTCCCCAGCTGTCCTCCTATGTCTGCTCCCCTCACAATCTGGTTATATTAGCAGTCTGTGGCTTGACGTCAGTAGCAGCCCCTTGCCCCTCTATCACAACTCAC
This window contains:
- the PRLH gene encoding prolactin-releasing peptide, with the translated sequence MPCCSSPAVRGSTNRRMKLVCASISCLLLLCLAIPETQSRVLQPSLDIRSLFPKMSTAAHRRSDPDIDPSWYTGRGIRPVGRFGRRGTTWEDTQKSIYRPLGQTCVPIEDSSELNDDI